One stretch of Solenopsis invicta isolate M01_SB chromosome 16, UNIL_Sinv_3.0, whole genome shotgun sequence DNA includes these proteins:
- the LOC105204899 gene encoding uncharacterized protein LOC105204899: MAKNSSNILAEDMEARLQMIINEGAKTLMDFENAKPELPSFYDEKKFRLGQQAFCNNIFSMMIAKLCGLLSLLAIPSVLNVLAFRKKRTACLAYKRYAETILHTKIWLEKDPNGQPNEFLESIKIVRRKHCCAFKASTKAGFKPTQYDMILTQFGFIGYILVSQEYLGIKTTSEEMEGVVHIWRVIGSMLGIEDRFNLCSGTVEETRALCQRLLEEVFVPALSKEGRKKNVHFDYMSNALLKGVWSISTSVDSIGFLAFTLYLASSTARNKNHSIEMDSRTMPFYSWYLFNWQHFIFKYLMRPNAWWSSIFRAIFNTSMRLSIFWLKHFSFLAYWTFGKKYAKVKI; encoded by the exons ataTGGAGGCACGTCTacaaatgattattaatgaaggAGCAAAAACTCTAATGGACTTCGAAAACGCGAAACCAGAATTACCGTCGTTCTACGACGAGAAGAAATTCCGATTAGGACAGCAAGCattttgcaacaatatattttctatgATGATAGCAAAACTTTGCGGCCTATTGTCCCTTTTAGCAATACCAAGCGTTTTGAATGTACTTGCATTCAGGAAGAAGAGAACTGCTTGTCTGGCGTATAAAAGATATGCAGAAACAATTCTGCATACAAAAATTTGGCTTGAAAAGGATCCCAATGGCCAACCTAATGA attcttggaatcaataaaaattgtgaGACGAAAGCATTGTTGTGCGTTTAAAGCCAGTACCAAGGCTGGTTTTAAGCCAACGCAATATGATATGATACTTACGCAATTCGGATTTATTGGATACATTTTAGTAAGCCAGGAGTATCTAGGGATAAAAACCACTTCTGAGGAAATGGAGGGTGTAGTGCATATCTGGAGAGTCATTGGTAGCATGCTCGGCATAGAAGACAG attcaaTCTCTGCTCGGGGACAGTTGAAGAAACTCGTGCCCTTTGTCAAAGGTTATTGGAAGAAGTTTTCGTTCCTGCCTTGtcaaaggaaggaaggaagaaaaacGTGCATTTTGATTATATGAGCAATGCGCTGCTGAAGGGTGTCTGGTCCATCAGCACTAGTGTCGATTCAATAGGCTTCTTAGCCTTTACCCTTTACTTGGCTTCTTCAACTGCGCGTAACAAAAATCACTCCATCGAAATGg attCACGGACTATGCCGTTTTACAGCTGGTACTTGTTCAACTGGcagcattttattttcaagtactTGATGAGGCCTAATGCCTGGTGGTCTTCAATATTCcgtgcaatttttaatacttcaatGCGACTCTCAATTTTCTGGCTAAAACATTTTTCGTTCCTTGCTTACTGGACATTcggaaaaaaatatgcaaaagttaaaatttga
- the LOC105193411 gene encoding uncharacterized protein LOC105193411 isoform X2, which translates to MTLKDSVHQCVKESITMQVAAELTWWGVPDVKFPFYNTVLCQAIYQAVGSNRYYLKPTREEFQKEVVASLKVAKQRLRNARERHAGIQGRRRNLQAAADLYDELYDENVSNHEDENISNHEDDGNQSEDNGEHITDAENENNSDEHSNEL; encoded by the exons atGACATTAAAAGACAGCGTACATCAATGTGTAAAAGAATCTATAACAATGCAAGTAGCAGCGGAACTGACATGGTGGGGTGTTCCTGATGTTAAATTCCCATTTTACAATACGGTTTTATGTCAAGCGATTTAcc aAGCCGTAGGATCGAATCGGTACTACCTTAAACCAACCAGGGAAGAATTTCAAAAAGAAGTTGTGGCATCTTTAAAAGTTGCAAAACAACGTTTACGAAATGCCAGAGAAAGACATGCTGGAATTCAAGGAAGGCGAAGAAACTTGCAGGCTGCTGCAGATTTGTATGACGAATTGTATGACGAAAACGTTAGCAATCACGAAGACGAAAACATTAGCAATCACGAAGATGATGGAAATCAAAGCGAAGATAACGGCGAGCACATTACAGACGCGGAAAATGAAAACAATAGCGACGAGCACtctaatgaattataa
- the LOC105193411 gene encoding uncharacterized protein LOC105193411 isoform X1, producing MVNYFKFLNCMTLKDSVHQCVKESITMQVAAELTWWGVPDVKFPFYNTVLCQAIYQAVGSNRYYLKPTREEFQKEVVASLKVAKQRLRNARERHAGIQGRRRNLQAAADLYDELYDENVSNHEDENISNHEDDGNQSEDNGEHITDAENENNSDEHSNEL from the exons ATG gTAAACTACTTcaaattcttaaattgtatGACATTAAAAGACAGCGTACATCAATGTGTAAAAGAATCTATAACAATGCAAGTAGCAGCGGAACTGACATGGTGGGGTGTTCCTGATGTTAAATTCCCATTTTACAATACGGTTTTATGTCAAGCGATTTAcc aAGCCGTAGGATCGAATCGGTACTACCTTAAACCAACCAGGGAAGAATTTCAAAAAGAAGTTGTGGCATCTTTAAAAGTTGCAAAACAACGTTTACGAAATGCCAGAGAAAGACATGCTGGAATTCAAGGAAGGCGAAGAAACTTGCAGGCTGCTGCAGATTTGTATGACGAATTGTATGACGAAAACGTTAGCAATCACGAAGACGAAAACATTAGCAATCACGAAGATGATGGAAATCAAAGCGAAGATAACGGCGAGCACATTACAGACGCGGAAAATGAAAACAATAGCGACGAGCACtctaatgaattataa
- the LOC120359760 gene encoding nucleolin 1-like has translation MSSAAAATTSTATAMAADKATMSTAAAVPSATNLITINTADLQTIIYAAIAGMRTRGRGRGRGRGRGRGRAGRGSGRGRGGGCGTIRGEGRGIQVHNYLL, from the exons atgtcATCTGCAGCGGCagcgacgacgtcgacagcgacGGCGATGGCAGCCGATAAAGCGACGATGTCGACGGCAGCAGCGGTGCCATCGGCCACGaatttaataactataaat actgCCGATTTGCAAACTATAATTTACGCCGCTATTGCGGGCATGCGTAcaagagggagaggaagaggacgtggaagaggacgaggaagaggaagagcagGAAGGGGTAGTGGCAGGGGTAGAGGCGGTGGTTGCGGGACAATAAGAGGAGAGGGGAGGGGCATACAAGtccacaattatttattataa